The following are encoded in a window of Natronoarchaeum philippinense genomic DNA:
- a CDS encoding carbohydrate ABC transporter permease produces the protein MATDNTDPTAEFRRNQSWLYDSKAGGYVRKTAVGLLILIIAAFVLFPLYWMIVTALKSTAEIQQIPPTLFPEQFSLEGFRLVVESSLESSGYDGFVESTFGVEISSAINIDILGMIVNSLKVAIGAGVLAVVLGTGASYVLSRREFRGKTVLMSLLLASLMFPGTAIMVPEWELISTLGLFNTHLALILIYGAMTAPFVVWLMKGFFDDFPDSIVEASRIDQCTSFETFWYVIVPMARNSLIASFIFAFLLAWNELVFALTLLDNQNSTVPPGLLTFVQGFNTQWNVVAAASIIVSVPVLIGLAYIQRYFVQGLTGGAIKG, from the coding sequence ATGGCGACAGACAACACAGATCCGACGGCGGAGTTCCGCAGGAATCAATCGTGGTTGTACGACTCGAAGGCGGGCGGGTACGTCAGGAAGACCGCCGTCGGTCTGTTGATCCTGATAATTGCTGCATTCGTCCTGTTCCCGCTGTACTGGATGATCGTGACCGCGCTAAAATCGACCGCGGAGATCCAGCAGATCCCGCCGACGCTGTTCCCCGAGCAGTTCTCGCTCGAAGGGTTCCGGCTCGTCGTCGAATCGTCGCTCGAATCCAGCGGCTACGACGGGTTCGTCGAGAGCACCTTCGGTGTCGAGATCTCCTCGGCGATCAACATCGATATCCTCGGGATGATCGTCAACAGCCTGAAGGTCGCCATCGGCGCCGGCGTGCTCGCGGTCGTCCTCGGCACCGGCGCCTCCTACGTCCTCTCGCGACGGGAGTTCCGCGGAAAGACCGTGCTGATGAGCCTGCTGCTGGCGTCGCTGATGTTCCCCGGCACCGCGATTATGGTGCCCGAGTGGGAGCTGATCTCGACGCTCGGTCTGTTCAACACGCATCTGGCGCTGATCCTCATCTACGGCGCGATGACGGCGCCCTTCGTCGTCTGGCTGATGAAGGGCTTCTTCGACGACTTCCCGGATTCGATCGTCGAGGCGTCGCGGATCGACCAGTGTACGTCCTTCGAGACGTTCTGGTACGTCATCGTCCCGATGGCGCGCAACTCGCTGATCGCGTCGTTCATCTTCGCGTTCCTGCTGGCGTGGAACGAGCTGGTGTTCGCACTGACGCTGCTCGACAACCAGAACAGCACGGTTCCTCCGGGCCTGCTGACCTTCGTGCAGGGCTTTAACACGCAGTGGAACGTCGTCGCGGCGGCGTCGATCATCGTCTCGGTCCCGGTGCTGATCGGTCTGGCCTACATCCAGCGCTACTTCGTGCAGGGGCTGACCGGCGGCGCCATCAAGGGCTAA
- a CDS encoding ABC transporter substrate-binding protein, whose translation MTDNGTSIGLNRRQYLTGLGSAAAAGLAGCTGGNGSSGLDFWLFGGIPAEREYISSHYQEYDGDVSYQHQEWGQKYQIIASAAANQNLPDVMAGQCQQIPDYVGAQAIQPLDQDDYQDQLDELNSNFIQANIDTLMYEGLGDTSGERQWALPGGYADLGPFVDIRTDYLEQTSFDEPPRTWPELIQLGQEMQEIDGVSAAITAPGTDFGLTTGYFIGFVYANGGRYFDPETMEATVDQPGFVDAVRLYQDIAEAGLFPDSMAENNHIAAGRLLREGESGILITYSHANAIYQTTGAPQPWLDGEGHTVTRAPLPQNPSGNFEPQDLLMQNAQGFMMGNDTQDAFDFASWWNEPEQLAPWTYSADADVGIRGRVPTLQSAFEEPSDLFRSQFGDLITLYENDDLFNRTSRFPSFSGLASIQSIINTQVIQPVVLGEATAEEACANANSEVQSVVDEEIA comes from the coding sequence ATGACAGATAACGGCACGTCGATTGGACTCAATAGGCGACAGTACCTAACTGGTCTCGGGTCGGCAGCGGCCGCCGGCCTCGCCGGCTGTACTGGTGGCAATGGTTCAAGCGGACTCGACTTCTGGCTGTTCGGTGGCATCCCCGCCGAGCGCGAGTACATCAGCAGCCACTACCAGGAGTACGACGGTGATGTCAGCTACCAGCACCAAGAGTGGGGGCAGAAGTACCAGATCATCGCCTCTGCGGCGGCCAACCAGAACCTTCCGGACGTGATGGCCGGCCAGTGTCAGCAGATCCCCGACTACGTGGGCGCTCAGGCGATCCAACCGCTCGACCAAGACGACTACCAAGATCAGCTCGACGAGCTCAACAGCAACTTCATTCAGGCCAATATTGACACGCTGATGTACGAGGGCCTAGGCGACACCAGCGGTGAACGCCAGTGGGCTCTGCCGGGCGGCTACGCCGACCTCGGCCCCTTCGTCGACATCCGAACCGACTACCTCGAACAGACGAGCTTCGACGAACCGCCGCGCACGTGGCCCGAACTCATCCAACTCGGCCAAGAGATGCAAGAGATCGACGGTGTATCGGCGGCCATCACGGCTCCCGGCACCGACTTCGGGCTGACGACGGGCTATTTCATCGGCTTCGTCTACGCGAACGGCGGCCGGTACTTCGATCCCGAAACGATGGAGGCGACGGTCGACCAGCCCGGTTTCGTCGACGCCGTCAGGCTCTATCAGGACATTGCGGAGGCGGGACTGTTCCCCGATTCGATGGCCGAGAACAACCACATCGCGGCGGGTCGGCTCCTCCGTGAGGGCGAGTCCGGAATCCTCATCACGTACTCCCACGCCAACGCGATCTACCAGACGACCGGCGCACCCCAGCCGTGGCTCGACGGCGAAGGCCACACGGTGACCCGCGCGCCGCTCCCGCAAAACCCGTCCGGCAACTTCGAGCCCCAGGACCTGCTGATGCAGAACGCCCAAGGGTTCATGATGGGCAACGACACGCAGGACGCGTTCGACTTCGCCAGTTGGTGGAACGAGCCCGAACAGCTCGCGCCGTGGACGTACTCTGCGGACGCCGATGTCGGCATCCGCGGGCGCGTTCCCACGCTCCAAAGCGCCTTCGAGGAACCGTCGGACCTGTTCCGGAGTCAGTTCGGCGACCTCATCACGCTGTACGAGAACGACGACCTGTTCAACAGAACGTCCCGATTCCCGTCGTTCTCGGGGCTCGCCTCGATCCAGAGCATCATCAACACGCAGGTCATCCAGCCAGTCGTGCTCGGTGAGGCGACAGCGGAGGAGGCCTGCGCCAACGCGAACTCGGAGGTCCAGTCCGTCGTCGACGAGGAAATTGCCTGA
- a CDS encoding LUD domain-containing protein, whose amino-acid sequence MASALSTFESSLDELGVSVTNTTAEAFGDRLDDVIVEAAVGVSLDRAFDEPDLSLDAAAVEVDPTPASLRAATTGVTGASLGVADYGSLALTLTDRASELVSLFVERHVAVVRAADIVADMDAAVEDLHETFNDEGGSAILATGPSATADMGALVKGAHGPKDVHVIVVEEGP is encoded by the coding sequence ATGGCAAGCGCACTCTCGACGTTCGAGTCGTCACTCGACGAACTGGGAGTATCGGTAACGAACACCACTGCCGAGGCGTTCGGCGACCGGCTCGATGACGTGATCGTCGAGGCCGCCGTCGGCGTCTCGCTGGATCGAGCGTTCGACGAGCCGGATCTGTCGCTCGATGCCGCCGCAGTCGAGGTCGATCCGACGCCGGCGTCGCTTCGAGCGGCGACGACCGGCGTGACGGGGGCGAGCCTCGGCGTCGCCGATTACGGATCGCTCGCGCTGACGCTGACCGACCGGGCGAGCGAACTGGTGAGCCTGTTCGTCGAGCGCCACGTCGCCGTCGTTCGGGCAGCCGACATCGTCGCGGACATGGACGCCGCAGTCGAGGATCTCCACGAGACGTTCAACGACGAGGGCGGGAGCGCGATTCTGGCGACCGGGCCGAGCGCGACCGCGGACATGGGCGCGCTCGTCAAGGGCGCGCACGGACCGAAAGACGTGCACGTTATCGTCGTCGAGGAGGGGCCCTGA
- a CDS encoding SDR family NAD(P)-dependent oxidoreductase yields MSELVDSRLAGRHVVVTGGARGIGRGIARRCARSGADISIFDLRPDVAEETADEVRDIGGAATVWKVDVTDADAVADAVEGAESELGPIDGLVNNAGVQQAISILETTEEDWDRHFGVNAKGTFLVSKHVAERMIETETAGSIVNVASVGAERPFKGQGAYGASKAAVVTFTTVLAKELAEHGITANSIKPGTIDTPMVQQWLEERAAQSDATEEELLAETIDEHVLDRIGTPEEIGHAAVLLLSEEGEWITGESIAVDGGYLRG; encoded by the coding sequence ATGAGCGAGTTAGTGGACAGCCGACTGGCCGGACGCCACGTCGTCGTGACAGGCGGGGCAAGAGGCATCGGCCGCGGCATCGCGCGGCGGTGTGCCCGCTCCGGTGCGGACATCTCGATATTTGACCTGCGGCCGGACGTTGCCGAGGAAACGGCCGACGAAGTCCGCGATATCGGCGGCGCAGCGACAGTATGGAAGGTGGATGTCACCGACGCGGACGCCGTCGCCGACGCCGTCGAAGGGGCCGAATCCGAACTGGGGCCGATCGACGGACTGGTGAACAACGCCGGCGTCCAACAAGCAATCTCGATTCTGGAGACGACCGAGGAGGATTGGGATCGACACTTCGGCGTCAACGCCAAGGGGACGTTCCTCGTCTCGAAGCACGTCGCAGAGCGGATGATCGAGACCGAAACGGCCGGGAGCATCGTCAACGTCGCCTCGGTCGGCGCCGAGCGGCCATTCAAAGGACAGGGCGCCTACGGCGCCTCCAAGGCTGCCGTCGTGACGTTCACGACCGTCCTCGCAAAGGAGTTGGCCGAGCACGGCATCACTGCCAACTCGATCAAGCCGGGGACGATCGACACGCCGATGGTCCAGCAGTGGCTCGAAGAGCGCGCCGCACAGTCAGACGCCACCGAAGAAGAGCTACTGGCCGAGACGATCGACGAGCACGTGCTCGACCGGATCGGCACGCCCGAGGAGATCGGCCACGCCGCGGTGTTGTTGCTCTCCGAAGAGGGCGAGTGGATCACCGGCGAGTCGATCGCCGTCGACGGCGGCTATCTCAGGGGCTGA
- a CDS encoding IclR family transcriptional regulator, with the protein MTEEVPVKAAKTSFEIINTLRELQGAGVSELADKIDKPTSTIHDHLRTLENEEYLVKKDGEYYVGTRFLGVGEQARSRYKVYPIASEELDTLAEQTGEHTNLMIEEHGKGIFLYKARGPDAVQLDTHAGMRVHLQTTSLGKSILAFRPREEVESIIDRHGLPAVTEKTISDRGELFDELDQIRERRFAYDDEERVKGMRCVAAPITNEEGRAIAAISVSGPKSRMRGETFREEIPELLLRSANVIEVNLSHA; encoded by the coding sequence ATGACAGAGGAAGTCCCGGTGAAGGCGGCGAAAACCTCCTTCGAGATCATCAACACGCTCCGGGAGCTACAGGGCGCCGGCGTCTCCGAGTTAGCCGACAAGATCGACAAACCGACGAGTACGATCCACGATCACCTCCGGACGCTCGAAAACGAGGAGTATCTCGTCAAGAAAGACGGAGAATACTACGTCGGCACCCGATTTCTCGGCGTCGGCGAGCAGGCGCGCTCGCGGTACAAAGTGTATCCCATCGCCAGCGAGGAACTCGATACACTGGCCGAGCAGACCGGCGAGCACACGAACCTGATGATCGAGGAACACGGAAAAGGCATTTTCCTCTACAAAGCCCGAGGGCCCGATGCGGTCCAGTTGGACACGCACGCCGGCATGCGCGTCCACCTGCAGACCACCTCGCTGGGGAAGTCGATCCTCGCGTTCCGTCCCCGAGAGGAAGTCGAGTCGATCATCGATCGCCACGGCCTGCCGGCCGTCACCGAGAAGACGATCAGCGACAGGGGAGAACTGTTCGACGAGCTCGATCAGATACGGGAACGAAGATTCGCCTACGACGACGAGGAGCGCGTCAAGGGGATGCGGTGTGTCGCCGCCCCGATCACGAACGAGGAGGGTCGGGCTATCGCCGCGATCAGCGTTTCGGGGCCGAAGAGCCGCATGCGCGGCGAGACGTTCCGCGAGGAGATTCCGGAGTTGCTCCTGCGGAGCGCAAACGTGATCGAGGTGAATCTCTCGCACGCCTGA
- a CDS encoding carbohydrate ABC transporter permease yields MSYVDQAQSSYESATSRIPESLRVYLPILPVMALVGVFILYPIAQAIYSSFFRKSLLSPGEAEFVGAANYAEIWSNPDIHQVLWNTAIWVTVGSVAAIILGFLMGWLLHEKLPYTSVASAIVLIPWVLPRVVGASIWRFMFNGSQGVVNELLVSAGLIDDYIVMLGSTELSLWPPIVGMIWRLAPLFALLTLTSLQGIDEHLFEAARMDGATPWERFRYITIPMMRYNLAIGFLLMLIYNIRNFSMVWVMTKGGPGVSSSTLPVMIYRSAFIDFEVGFASALSVLLFVVLLVFSYYYIKFYDKMRGGL; encoded by the coding sequence ATGAGTTACGTAGACCAAGCACAGTCGTCGTACGAGAGTGCGACCAGTAGAATTCCGGAGAGCCTCCGGGTGTACCTACCGATCCTCCCGGTGATGGCTCTCGTAGGGGTGTTCATCCTCTACCCAATCGCACAGGCGATCTACTCCAGTTTCTTCCGCAAGAGCCTCCTCTCTCCCGGAGAAGCGGAGTTCGTCGGCGCGGCGAACTACGCCGAGATCTGGAGCAACCCCGACATCCATCAGGTGCTCTGGAACACGGCAATCTGGGTGACGGTCGGCAGCGTCGCCGCGATCATCCTTGGATTCCTGATGGGTTGGCTGCTCCACGAGAAGCTACCGTACACGAGCGTTGCGAGCGCGATCGTCCTGATTCCGTGGGTTCTCCCGCGCGTCGTGGGCGCGTCGATCTGGCGATTCATGTTTAACGGCTCGCAGGGAGTCGTCAACGAGCTGTTGGTATCAGCGGGGTTGATCGACGACTACATCGTCATGCTCGGATCGACCGAACTGTCGCTGTGGCCGCCGATCGTCGGGATGATCTGGCGGTTGGCGCCACTGTTCGCGCTCCTGACGTTGACATCCCTGCAGGGCATCGACGAACACCTCTTCGAGGCCGCCCGGATGGACGGCGCGACGCCGTGGGAGCGGTTCCGGTACATCACCATCCCGATGATGCGGTACAACCTAGCGATCGGGTTCCTCTTGATGCTCATCTACAACATCAGGAACTTCTCGATGGTCTGGGTGATGACCAAGGGCGGCCCCGGCGTCTCCAGTAGCACGCTTCCGGTGATGATCTACCGGTCGGCGTTCATCGACTTCGAGGTCGGCTTCGCCTCGGCTCTGTCGGTGTTGCTGTTCGTCGTGCTGCTGGTGTTCTCGTACTACTACATCAAGTTCTACGACAAGATGCGAGGTGGACTCTAA
- a CDS encoding fumarylacetoacetate hydrolase family protein yields the protein MRIGRFQADGEARIGVFEDGTVRDVTEEFDGFQDALSRPEDAADADGETFDRDSITHLPPTTRENTVFCAALNYEAHAEESDIEVPEWPLVFMKLPRTLVGHGEPISYHTRVTEEIDYEAELAAVIGEPARHVDAEDALDHVAGYTILNDTSARDLQLGLQVGDDDLLDWFSGKAMERTTPVGPYVAVDEIDDPQDLDIASRVDGETMQDDNTGMMIRTVADLVAFVSSRVRLEPGDVIATGTPEGVGTFQDIQLHPGETVEVEVEGVGTLVNTVEEVDE from the coding sequence ATGCGTATTGGACGATTCCAAGCGGATGGGGAGGCACGTATCGGAGTGTTCGAGGACGGCACGGTCCGGGATGTCACCGAGGAGTTCGACGGCTTTCAGGACGCCCTCTCGCGGCCCGAAGACGCCGCCGACGCCGACGGCGAGACGTTCGACCGCGATTCGATCACGCACCTACCGCCGACGACCCGGGAGAACACGGTGTTCTGTGCGGCACTGAACTACGAGGCCCACGCCGAGGAGTCCGACATCGAGGTGCCCGAGTGGCCGCTGGTGTTCATGAAGCTCCCACGCACGCTCGTCGGCCACGGCGAGCCGATCTCGTATCACACCCGCGTGACCGAGGAGATCGACTACGAAGCCGAACTGGCGGCGGTGATCGGCGAGCCGGCACGCCACGTCGACGCCGAGGACGCGCTCGATCACGTCGCCGGGTACACGATCCTCAACGACACGTCCGCGCGGGACCTCCAGCTCGGTCTGCAGGTCGGCGACGATGACTTACTCGACTGGTTCTCGGGCAAGGCGATGGAGCGGACGACGCCAGTCGGCCCCTACGTCGCCGTCGACGAGATCGACGACCCGCAGGACCTAGACATCGCCTCCCGCGTCGACGGCGAGACGATGCAGGACGACAACACCGGCATGATGATCCGGACGGTCGCCGACCTCGTTGCCTTCGTCTCCTCGCGGGTTCGCCTCGAACCGGGCGACGTGATCGCCACGGGGACGCCCGAAGGCGTCGGAACCTTCCAAGACATCCAGCTCCATCCCGGAGAAACCGTCGAGGTCGAAGTCGAGGGCGTCGGCACGCTCGTCAACACCGTCGAGGAAGTCGACGAGTAG
- a CDS encoding LUD domain-containing protein: MATADEIRELMRTEGAAVAENTQAFNDGRYESVADLEDYEDLKREARAIKEDAIERLPELVEQLTETVEANGGTVYVADDAADANEYVRSIVDDRDAERVVKSKSMTSEELEVNDALEGDGVDVVETDLGEWVLQVADEAPSHIVAPAIHKSREGIAELFNERFDPDVPLETAEELTHFAREKLGEQIVDAEVGMTGANFLTADTGTMALVTSEGNARKTVAATDTQITVAGVEKIVPAVEDLHPFIELIGRSGTGQDITSYVSLLTPPVDTPVVDFDDDETPLSAFEADRDFHLVLVDNGRLEMREDEHLRETLYCIRCSACSNSCANFQSVGGHAFGGETYSGGIATGWEAGIEGLDVAGEFNDLCTGCSRCVNACPVGIDIPWINTVVRDRVNREHDEPAEWLVDGLTPDAEDDGAPLQKRFFGNFEAVAKLASATAPVSNWLAETSVSRRLMGRVLDIDPRRELPSFERETLVEWFADRDSTVSDPTRRAVLYPDLYTNHVQVDRGKAAVKALEALGVDVVIPPTASSGRAPLSQGMVATATDHAERVAETLAPHVADGRDVVVIEPSDYAMFQREYEKLLDEERFTDLAEGSYELLEYVYGLLDNGADAAALSTVDDEAIAYHSHCQQRTLGLEAHTVAVLEECGYDVTTSEVECCGMAGSFGYKSEYYELSMDVGDRLRDQLEADGVRERPVVASGTSCLEQIDALLERQPRHPIELVAE, from the coding sequence ATGGCCACCGCAGACGAAATCCGGGAACTGATGCGAACCGAGGGCGCGGCGGTCGCGGAGAATACGCAGGCGTTCAACGACGGCCGGTACGAGTCGGTCGCCGACCTCGAAGACTACGAAGACCTCAAGCGCGAGGCCCGCGCAATCAAGGAAGACGCCATCGAACGGCTTCCAGAACTCGTCGAGCAGTTGACCGAGACCGTCGAAGCGAACGGCGGCACGGTGTACGTCGCCGACGACGCCGCCGACGCGAACGAGTACGTCCGGTCGATCGTCGACGACCGGGACGCCGAGCGCGTCGTCAAGAGCAAGTCAATGACTAGCGAGGAGTTGGAAGTCAACGACGCGCTCGAAGGCGACGGGGTCGACGTGGTCGAGACTGACCTTGGCGAGTGGGTGCTGCAGGTCGCCGACGAGGCGCCCTCCCACATCGTCGCGCCGGCGATCCACAAGTCCCGCGAGGGCATCGCCGAGCTGTTCAACGAGCGGTTCGACCCAGACGTACCGCTGGAGACCGCCGAGGAGCTGACCCACTTCGCGCGCGAGAAGCTGGGCGAGCAGATCGTCGACGCCGAGGTGGGGATGACCGGCGCGAACTTCCTCACCGCCGACACGGGTACGATGGCGCTGGTCACCAGCGAGGGCAACGCCCGCAAGACCGTCGCTGCGACGGACACCCAGATCACCGTCGCCGGCGTCGAGAAGATCGTGCCCGCCGTCGAGGACCTCCATCCGTTCATCGAGCTGATCGGCCGTTCGGGGACCGGCCAAGACATCACGTCGTACGTCTCCTTGCTGACGCCGCCGGTCGACACGCCGGTCGTCGACTTCGACGACGACGAGACGCCGCTGTCGGCGTTCGAGGCCGATCGGGACTTCCACCTCGTGCTCGTCGACAACGGCCGACTGGAGATGCGCGAGGACGAACACCTGCGCGAGACGCTGTACTGTATCCGATGCTCGGCGTGCTCGAACTCCTGTGCGAACTTCCAGTCGGTCGGGGGCCACGCCTTCGGCGGCGAGACGTACTCGGGCGGCATCGCCACCGGCTGGGAGGCCGGCATCGAAGGGCTGGATGTCGCCGGGGAGTTCAACGACCTCTGTACGGGCTGTAGCCGGTGCGTAAACGCCTGCCCGGTCGGGATCGACATTCCGTGGATCAACACCGTCGTCCGAGATCGCGTTAACCGCGAGCACGACGAGCCCGCCGAGTGGCTCGTCGACGGGCTGACGCCGGACGCCGAAGACGACGGCGCGCCACTCCAGAAGCGTTTTTTCGGTAACTTCGAGGCGGTCGCCAAGCTTGCCAGCGCGACGGCGCCAGTGTCGAACTGGCTGGCCGAAACGAGCGTTTCCCGTCGACTCATGGGTCGCGTGCTCGATATCGACCCGCGCCGCGAACTGCCGTCGTTCGAGCGCGAGACGCTCGTCGAGTGGTTTGCCGACCGCGACTCGACGGTGAGCGATCCGACGCGACGAGCCGTTCTCTACCCCGATCTCTACACGAACCACGTCCAAGTCGATCGAGGTAAAGCGGCCGTCAAAGCGCTCGAAGCGCTCGGCGTCGACGTGGTGATTCCGCCGACGGCTTCCAGCGGGCGCGCGCCACTCTCACAAGGGATGGTCGCCACCGCGACGGACCACGCCGAACGCGTCGCCGAGACGCTCGCGCCACACGTCGCAGACGGCCGCGACGTGGTCGTGATCGAGCCGAGCGACTACGCGATGTTCCAGCGCGAGTACGAGAAGTTACTCGACGAAGAGCGGTTCACCGATCTCGCCGAGGGGAGCTACGAACTGTTGGAGTACGTCTACGGCCTCCTCGACAACGGCGCCGACGCCGCGGCGCTGTCGACGGTCGACGACGAGGCGATCGCGTATCACAGTCACTGTCAGCAGCGTACCCTCGGACTGGAGGCCCACACGGTCGCGGTGCTGGAGGAGTGTGGCTACGACGTGACGACCTCGGAGGTCGAGTGCTGCGGGATGGCCGGGAGCTTCGGCTACAAGTCCGAGTACTACGAGCTGAGCATGGATGTCGGCGACCGACTGCGCGACCAACTGGAGGCCGACGGCGTCCGCGAGCGTCCGGTCGTCGCCAGCGGCACCTCCTGTCTCGAACAGATCGACGCCCTGCTGGAGCGCCAGCCTCGGCACCCGATCGAACTGGTAGCGGAGTAA
- a CDS encoding ABC transporter ATP-binding protein yields the protein MTHLELDGVTKIFGDPNKDGVVAVNDLDIDVPDGDFLVLLGPSGCGKTTTLRMIGGLEEPSEGEVRFDDTVVNDVKARNRDIAMVFQDFALYPHMTVSENLGFGLRREDNGMDDDDIEARVTETAEMLEIESLLNNKPAQLSGGQKQRVALGRAIIREPRLFLFDEPLANLDAQLRKTMRTEIDELQSEVGITSAYVTHNQEEAMTIADKIAVLDAGELQQLGTPDQVFNEPANLFVAQFVGSPDMNLFDATLTETADAYGIEMDGASFDLPKRLVDAEITTDEVLVGFRPQDFYQTRRRALDGPEFDADVRVVEPVGTEAVVHGDSAPGDVTAKVGGFHDISSGERLSLTIAPEHVYLFDAETEELLKGRLVAEHADGQASPDEVEA from the coding sequence ATGACACACTTGGAGTTAGACGGTGTCACGAAGATATTCGGTGATCCGAACAAAGACGGCGTCGTCGCGGTAAACGACCTCGATATAGACGTTCCCGACGGGGACTTTCTCGTCCTGCTCGGCCCCAGTGGCTGTGGCAAGACGACGACGCTTCGCATGATCGGCGGCCTCGAAGAGCCCAGCGAGGGCGAGGTCAGGTTCGACGACACCGTCGTCAACGACGTCAAGGCGCGCAACCGCGACATCGCCATGGTGTTCCAAGACTTCGCGCTGTATCCCCACATGACGGTCAGCGAGAACCTCGGCTTCGGACTCCGGCGCGAGGACAACGGCATGGACGACGACGACATCGAGGCTCGCGTCACCGAGACCGCCGAGATGCTCGAAATCGAGAGCCTCCTCAACAACAAGCCCGCACAGCTCTCGGGCGGGCAGAAACAGCGCGTCGCGCTCGGCCGGGCGATCATCCGCGAACCGCGGCTGTTCCTGTTCGACGAGCCGCTGGCCAACCTCGACGCCCAACTGCGCAAGACGATGCGGACCGAGATCGACGAACTCCAGTCCGAAGTCGGCATCACGTCGGCCTACGTCACGCACAATCAGGAGGAGGCGATGACGATCGCCGACAAGATCGCCGTCCTCGACGCTGGCGAACTCCAGCAGCTCGGGACGCCAGATCAGGTGTTCAACGAACCGGCGAACCTCTTCGTCGCGCAGTTCGTCGGCAGCCCCGACATGAACCTCTTCGACGCGACGTTGACCGAGACCGCAGACGCCTACGGCATCGAGATGGACGGCGCGTCGTTCGACCTCCCGAAACGACTCGTCGACGCCGAAATCACGACCGACGAGGTGCTCGTCGGCTTCCGGCCGCAGGACTTCTATCAGACCCGCCGCCGCGCGCTCGACGGGCCCGAGTTCGACGCTGACGTTCGTGTCGTCGAACCGGTCGGCACCGAAGCCGTCGTCCACGGCGACTCGGCGCCCGGGGATGTCACTGCGAAAGTCGGCGGCTTTCACGATATCTCGTCGGGTGAACGGCTGTCGCTCACGATCGCGCCCGAACACGTCTACCTGTTCGACGCCGAAACGGAGGAACTGCTCAAAGGTCGTCTCGTCGCCGAGCACGCCGACGGACAGGCATCCCCGGACGAGGTGGAAGCCTGA
- the rhcE gene encoding 2-keto-3-deoxy-L-rhamnonate dehydrogenase (part of the rhamnose catabolism pathway), whose translation MKAIVQTGPRSIETQERERPEPDDDEVLVQVHTAGLCGSDAHAYKYDGGYEWIPIPRVMGHEYSGEVAAVGDAVEDFAVGDKVIEEPIHDCGHCFQCKNGQPNVCQNFSITGMHRDGAYAEYVTVEPQHLHAVPESVPLRHAAITEPTSIATRAVLEQSETTPGDNVLVEGPGPIGVLVAAVADSLGANVVVSGLEQDAAYRLPLVDDLGIDTINVQSEDLETRSEDLTDGIGFDVVFDTTGHHTGIGTAADLVRKGGQVVVVGIPNDASEVTLTPVVRGEVEVNTSYGSTWTNFEQALRLMERGEIAVDKILDTSYSADDPTGAFEAFLDSETCKPVFQFTE comes from the coding sequence ATGAAAGCGATTGTCCAGACGGGCCCTCGTTCCATCGAGACACAGGAGCGAGAGCGGCCCGAGCCAGACGACGACGAGGTCTTAGTACAGGTCCACACGGCGGGATTGTGTGGAAGCGACGCCCACGCGTACAAGTACGACGGCGGGTACGAGTGGATTCCGATCCCCCGGGTTATGGGCCACGAGTACTCCGGCGAGGTCGCCGCGGTCGGCGACGCCGTCGAGGACTTTGCGGTCGGTGACAAGGTCATCGAGGAGCCGATCCACGACTGCGGGCACTGTTTCCAGTGCAAGAACGGCCAACCCAACGTCTGCCAGAACTTCTCGATCACCGGGATGCACCGCGACGGCGCGTACGCCGAGTACGTCACGGTCGAGCCACAACACCTGCACGCCGTCCCCGAGAGCGTCCCGCTGCGCCACGCGGCGATCACCGAGCCGACGAGCATCGCCACGCGCGCCGTCCTCGAACAGTCCGAGACGACGCCCGGCGACAACGTCCTCGTCGAAGGTCCGGGCCCCATCGGCGTGCTCGTCGCCGCCGTCGCCGACTCGCTGGGTGCGAACGTCGTCGTCTCCGGGTTGGAGCAGGACGCCGCGTATCGGCTGCCGCTGGTCGACGACCTCGGGATCGACACGATCAACGTCCAATCCGAGGATCTGGAGACTCGCAGCGAGGACCTTACCGACGGCATCGGATTCGATGTCGTCTTCGATACGACGGGCCATCACACTGGAATCGGCACGGCCGCCGATCTCGTCCGCAAGGGCGGACAGGTCGTCGTCGTCGGCATCCCCAACGACGCCAGCGAGGTGACGCTCACGCCGGTCGTCCGCGGCGAGGTCGAGGTCAACACCTCCTACGGGTCGACGTGGACGAACTTCGAGCAGGCGCTTCGACTGATGGAACGCGGCGAGATCGCCGTCGACAAGATCCTCGACACCTCCTACAGCGCCGACGATCCGACCGGAGCGTTCGAGGCGTTCCTCGACTCCGAGACCTGCAAACCCGTCTTCCAGTTCACCGAGTGA